One window of the Candidatus Zixiibacteriota bacterium genome contains the following:
- the tgt gene encoding Queuine tRNA-ribosyltransferase gives MAGEKFSFHLSKTCGMARLGEASTAHGVFHTPAFMPVGTSGAVKAMTAENLEECGAEIILGNTYHLYLRPGEKLIRQKGGLAKFTAWNKPMLTDSGGFQIFSMQDLSQTDDDGVSFRSHHDGSLHRFFPEKVIEIERALGADIIMSFDQCVGYPAEFKEAERGVQRTFVWAQKGLEHFRRLEDSEPTGIALFGIVQGSTFQELRKLSAEQILSLNFPGYAIGGLAVGEPEKELEEILAYTVQFLPTDRPRYLMGVGYPEDILMAVSYGIDMFDCVLPTRNARTGMVFTSEGPLVFRNADCTDDDKPLDPHCDCRVCRRYSRAYIRHLYNQKEITALILASYHSTYFYQNLMRQIRIAIENGDFAEFRKDFLNRYSGMK, from the coding sequence ATGGCCGGAGAAAAATTTTCGTTCCATCTCTCCAAAACCTGCGGGATGGCGCGTCTCGGCGAGGCGTCGACGGCTCATGGAGTCTTTCATACTCCGGCCTTTATGCCGGTGGGGACATCCGGCGCCGTAAAAGCGATGACCGCCGAAAATCTGGAAGAGTGCGGGGCGGAAATAATACTGGGAAATACCTATCATTTGTATTTGCGGCCCGGGGAGAAATTAATCAGGCAGAAGGGGGGATTGGCCAAATTCACGGCCTGGAACAAGCCGATGCTGACCGATTCCGGCGGATTCCAGATTTTCTCGATGCAGGATCTATCTCAAACCGACGACGACGGTGTAAGTTTTCGTTCGCATCATGACGGTTCACTGCATCGGTTCTTCCCTGAAAAAGTAATCGAAATCGAGCGGGCTCTGGGTGCCGATATTATCATGTCGTTCGATCAATGTGTCGGGTACCCGGCGGAATTCAAAGAAGCCGAAAGGGGAGTGCAACGGACATTCGTGTGGGCGCAAAAGGGCCTGGAGCACTTTCGCCGATTGGAAGATAGTGAGCCGACCGGGATCGCTCTTTTCGGAATTGTCCAGGGATCCACCTTTCAGGAATTGCGGAAATTATCGGCCGAGCAGATTCTATCGCTCAATTTTCCCGGATATGCCATCGGGGGTTTAGCGGTTGGGGAGCCGGAAAAGGAACTGGAGGAAATTCTGGCATATACCGTCCAATTCCTGCCGACCGATCGGCCCCGATATTTGATGGGAGTGGGGTATCCCGAAGATATCTTAATGGCCGTATCTTACGGAATCGATATGTTCGATTGTGTTCTGCCGACCCGAAACGCCCGGACCGGCATGGTGTTCACGTCGGAGGGGCCCCTGGTTTTTCGTAACGCCGACTGCACCGACGACGACAAACCGCTCGATCCCCATTGTGACTGCCGGGTCTGCCGAAGATACAGCCGGGCCTATATTCGTCACTTATATAATCAAAAAGAAATCACGGCGCTGATTCTGGCATCGTATCATTCCACCTATTTTTATCAAAACCTGATGAGGCAAATCAGGATTGCTATCGAGAATGGGGATTTCGCGGAGTTTCGGAAAGATTTCTTAAACCGCTATTCAGGGATGAAATAA
- a CDS encoding putative ABC transporter permease protein RBE_1340 (Evidence 3 : Putative function from multiple computational evidences) translates to MGNGFLVIGRKALNFIARLGSTFILLLKSLYHLKDIPRSFNLILEQCFFIGNKSLPLVIIISIFIGAVSAWQAAYQFKFIGAPLRYLGTAVGKGVIIELSPVLTALVIAGRVGAGIAAEMGTMRVTEQIDALESMGISPVRYLVMPRLVSSTIMIPLLTIFSDCIAILGALLVSILFVNISYETFLLGVKNSFQMSDMFSGLVKSAVFGMIIGIAGCHEGFRAEGGAKGVGQVTTEAVVIASVLILISDYIIATILFRV, encoded by the coding sequence ATGGGAAATGGATTTCTTGTTATCGGGCGAAAGGCCCTGAATTTTATTGCCCGCCTCGGCAGCACTTTTATCCTTCTTTTAAAATCCCTGTATCATCTTAAAGATATCCCGCGTTCCTTTAATCTGATTCTGGAGCAGTGTTTCTTCATCGGCAATAAGTCGCTGCCGTTGGTCATAATTATTTCAATTTTTATTGGGGCGGTATCGGCCTGGCAGGCGGCCTATCAGTTCAAATTTATCGGGGCACCGCTCCGCTATCTGGGAACGGCGGTAGGGAAAGGGGTCATTATCGAATTGTCGCCGGTTCTGACGGCTCTGGTCATCGCCGGACGAGTCGGGGCCGGAATCGCCGCCGAAATGGGTACGATGCGGGTGACCGAGCAGATTGACGCCCTGGAATCGATGGGGATCAGTCCGGTGCGCTACCTGGTAATGCCGCGCCTGGTCTCGAGCACCATTATGATTCCTCTCCTGACTATATTCTCCGATTGCATCGCCATCCTGGGAGCACTACTGGTGTCGATTCTGTTTGTCAATATTTCCTATGAGACTTTCCTTTTGGGAGTAAAAAATTCCTTCCAGATGTCGGACATGTTCTCTGGCCTGGTGAAATCGGCGGTGTTCGGAATGATAATCGGTATTGCCGGGTGTCACGAGGGTTTCCGGGCCGAGGGGGGAGCGAAAGGGGTGGGGCAGGTTACCACCGAAGCGGTGGTTATCGCGTCGGTGCTCATTCTGATTTCGGATTATATTATCGCTACGATTTTGTTCAGGGTTTAG
- a CDS encoding exported hypothetical protein (Evidence 5 : Unknown function), giving the protein MHQLLMVLFLLNPIVPKNPVAQDTVEVTNIHFTVGARVGGELLKPGPEAGVKLEYLLTHPVIVRVSADLNTAYVSNFRFPEGRKKSLDLAFETLAYRGRDKFTVFLGLGAVLSLSSFDLHKQMPDSVFPVDTLVSPSQIYKTRIENGYGYRIILGFRYQVHYSFEFGFQEIRPNFSFWSRDTEGQYIIYRKAKLSTLRFTIGYLFHP; this is encoded by the coding sequence ATGCATCAATTGCTGATGGTCCTTTTCCTTCTCAATCCGATCGTCCCCAAGAATCCCGTGGCTCAGGATACGGTGGAAGTCACTAATATTCATTTCACGGTCGGCGCCCGGGTCGGCGGCGAACTGCTGAAGCCCGGCCCGGAGGCAGGTGTAAAATTGGAATATCTGCTTACTCATCCGGTGATCGTCCGGGTATCGGCGGATTTGAATACCGCCTACGTCAGCAATTTTCGTTTCCCCGAAGGCCGCAAGAAGTCCCTGGATCTGGCTTTTGAAACGCTGGCATACCGCGGCCGAGACAAATTCACGGTTTTTCTTGGATTGGGCGCTGTCCTCAGTCTAAGTTCATTCGACCTGCATAAACAGATGCCGGATTCCGTTTTTCCTGTCGATACCCTTGTCTCACCCTCTCAAATCTATAAGACCAGAATCGAAAACGGCTATGGTTATCGTATCATTCTTGGTTTCCGCTATCAGGTTCATTATTCTTTCGAGTTCGGTTTTCAGGAAATAAGGCCGAATTTCTCTTTCTGGTCGCGGGATACCGAGGGACAATACATTATTTACCGCAAAGCAAAACTATCGACTTTGCGCTTTACGATCGGATACTTATTTCATCCCTGA
- the coaBC gene encoding Coenzyme A biosynthesis bifunctional protein CoaBC (Includes: Phosphopantothenoylcysteine decarboxylase; Phosphopantothenate--cysteine ligase) → MSLQDKKIIVGLTGGIAAYKTPNFIRLLKKDDAEVRAIMTDAATKFITELTIETVSQNPVAREMFPADRYVGTHHIDLADWPDLFVIAPATANFIAKIASGICDDLLTTVICATKKPVIIAPAMNTNMYLNPVTQKNIQYLKSLGYIFIDPNEGELACNVVGWGRMAEPEEIYQFVLKYLQKKKSLTGKKVTVTAGPCREPLDPVRYISNRSSGKMGYALAAAARDAGAEVTLISGPSALRTEPDINLLKVETTAEMFAAVKKRFRQTDILIMAAAPADFKPRKIEKNKIKKGKDLSIELTGTVDILQSLIPMRRKSQLLVGFALETENGIINAKAKLRDKGLDMIVLNSTNESPAFESDSNKVSLIYKNGRSESLPLMSKTDLAPILIDRIAKLKNK, encoded by the coding sequence ATGTCTTTGCAGGATAAGAAAATAATTGTCGGCCTGACCGGCGGTATCGCGGCTTATAAAACGCCGAATTTTATTCGTCTGCTGAAAAAGGATGATGCCGAAGTACGGGCCATAATGACGGACGCGGCGACTAAATTTATCACGGAACTGACCATTGAGACGGTGTCGCAGAACCCGGTGGCCAGAGAAATGTTCCCGGCCGACCGGTATGTGGGGACACATCATATCGATCTGGCCGATTGGCCGGATTTATTTGTTATCGCTCCGGCGACGGCCAATTTTATCGCCAAGATCGCTTCGGGTATTTGTGATGATCTCCTGACAACCGTCATTTGCGCCACCAAAAAGCCGGTCATAATAGCGCCCGCCATGAACACCAATATGTATTTGAACCCGGTTACTCAGAAAAATATCCAGTACCTTAAATCCCTGGGATATATATTTATCGACCCTAACGAGGGGGAACTGGCCTGCAATGTGGTCGGCTGGGGGCGGATGGCCGAACCGGAAGAGATTTACCAATTCGTCCTTAAGTACCTTCAAAAAAAAAAGAGTCTGACCGGTAAGAAAGTGACGGTCACGGCCGGTCCGTGCCGGGAGCCGCTCGATCCGGTTCGTTATATCTCCAATCGCTCCTCCGGAAAGATGGGATATGCCCTGGCCGCCGCTGCCCGCGATGCCGGCGCCGAGGTGACATTAATTTCGGGGCCATCTGCGCTTCGAACTGAGCCGGATATTAACTTGCTTAAAGTTGAAACGACGGCGGAAATGTTTGCGGCTGTCAAGAAGCGGTTCCGTCAAACGGATATTTTAATCATGGCGGCCGCCCCGGCCGATTTTAAGCCGAGGAAAATTGAAAAAAATAAAATTAAAAAGGGGAAAGATTTATCCATTGAATTGACCGGCACCGTTGATATATTGCAGTCTTTGATACCAATGCGGCGCAAAAGCCAGTTATTGGTCGGCTTTGCTCTGGAAACGGAAAATGGAATAATAAATGCGAAGGCCAAACTTCGAGACAAGGGTCTCGATATGATAGTGCTGAATAGCACCAATGAAAGCCCGGCCTTTGAGAGTGATAGTAATAAAGTGAGTTTGATTTACAAAAACGGGCGATCCGAATCCTTGCCGCTGATGTCAAAAACCGACCTGGCGCCGATCTTGATTGACAGAATTGCGAAATTGAAAAACAAATGA
- a CDS encoding conserved hypothetical protein (Evidence 4 : Unknown function but conserved in other organisms): MSKVELTPQTLLIPLPAAMISCQAKGQKPNIITISWIGIVNSEPPMLSISIQPKRYSYNIVKETGQFVVNLTGEKNLHAADFCGNRSGREYDKFKELHLTPVAAKMVSAPLIKECPVNLECVVKSSMLLGTHEMFVAEIVAVHADADLIDENGRPDIDKIKPLVYCTAAREYRGGLTKVLSRYGQAAGKKEKPS, encoded by the coding sequence ATGAGTAAAGTTGAATTAACCCCGCAAACATTACTGATACCCCTTCCGGCGGCGATGATCTCCTGTCAGGCGAAGGGACAGAAGCCCAATATTATTACTATTAGTTGGATTGGGATTGTCAACTCGGAGCCGCCGATGCTATCCATATCGATTCAGCCCAAACGGTATTCCTATAATATCGTCAAAGAGACCGGGCAGTTCGTGGTCAATCTTACCGGCGAAAAAAATCTTCACGCGGCTGACTTTTGCGGCAACCGTTCGGGACGGGAATATGATAAATTCAAGGAACTGCACTTAACTCCGGTCGCGGCCAAAATGGTTTCGGCGCCGCTTATCAAGGAATGCCCCGTAAATTTGGAATGTGTCGTTAAAAGTTCGATGCTTCTGGGAACCCACGAAATGTTCGTGGCCGAAATCGTGGCCGTGCACGCCGATGCCGATTTGATCGACGAAAACGGCCGTCCCGATATCGACAAAATCAAGCCGCTCGTATATTGCACAGCGGCGCGCGAATATCGCGGGGGATTGACCAAAGTCCTTTCTCGTTACGGTCAGGCGGCAGGAAAAAAAGAGAAGCCGTCCTGA
- the radA gene encoding DNA repair protein RadA homolog: MEKQFKTAYVCTQCGAIHPKWQGQCKDCGEWNTLAEERVVKSSKKSRKIDTERPQLLPDISTEKAIGLRSGMPEFDRVLGGSLTSGSTVLLAGEPGIGKSTLILQAADAYSKAGAGVLYVTGEESLGQLKKRSDRLAIAGTKIAAVNMTGLESIMAAIDDYPANIVIIDSIQTVSSEMFESPPGTIGQIRESAGRLIEKAKKDGFALFLVGHVTKEGLVAGPKVLEHMVDAVLYFEGDSQHLFRLLRPIKNRYGSTFELGVFEMSAGGLLQVENPSQLFLSDYGNIRRTGAVVAASCEGNRPIMVEIQALVSSASYGTPQRVAGGIDNKRLALLLAILEKRLGIPMGGNDVFVSIAGGLRLNEPAIDLAILVSVISSLREIPFDVKTALAGEVGLSGEVRPIGMAEQRISEAAKLGFKRIIIPEQNLKGTANKKIEIVGIVSLEKAFDLLF, from the coding sequence ATGGAAAAACAGTTCAAGACGGCATATGTCTGCACCCAGTGCGGGGCTATTCACCCCAAATGGCAGGGGCAGTGCAAAGATTGCGGGGAATGGAATACCCTTGCCGAAGAACGAGTGGTTAAATCGTCAAAAAAATCCCGCAAAATCGACACCGAACGGCCGCAACTATTGCCGGATATCAGCACCGAGAAAGCGATCGGCTTGCGCTCGGGGATGCCGGAATTCGACCGCGTTTTGGGCGGCAGTTTGACATCGGGAAGCACCGTCCTTCTTGCCGGCGAACCGGGAATCGGCAAATCGACCCTCATACTGCAAGCGGCCGATGCCTATTCGAAAGCCGGCGCCGGGGTGCTTTATGTCACAGGCGAGGAATCGCTGGGCCAGTTGAAAAAACGGTCGGATCGGCTGGCGATCGCGGGGACTAAAATTGCGGCTGTCAACATGACCGGCTTGGAATCTATAATGGCCGCCATCGATGATTATCCGGCCAATATCGTCATCATCGATTCCATTCAAACCGTATCGAGCGAAATGTTCGAATCGCCCCCGGGGACAATCGGACAGATTCGGGAATCGGCGGGCCGTCTGATAGAAAAAGCAAAAAAGGACGGCTTTGCTCTGTTCCTGGTTGGTCATGTGACCAAAGAGGGGCTGGTCGCCGGGCCGAAAGTCTTGGAGCATATGGTTGACGCCGTTCTTTATTTTGAAGGGGATAGCCAGCATCTCTTTCGGCTTCTTCGCCCGATCAAAAACCGTTATGGATCGACTTTTGAATTGGGGGTTTTTGAAATGTCGGCCGGCGGATTATTGCAGGTGGAAAATCCGTCGCAACTGTTTTTATCCGATTACGGAAATATTCGAAGAACCGGGGCGGTGGTGGCGGCTTCGTGCGAAGGGAACCGCCCGATTATGGTCGAAATTCAGGCGCTGGTGTCATCGGCGTCCTACGGCACCCCGCAGCGGGTGGCGGGAGGTATTGATAACAAACGGTTGGCCCTTCTTTTGGCCATACTGGAAAAGCGTCTGGGAATTCCGATGGGGGGAAATGATGTTTTTGTATCTATCGCGGGGGGACTACGCTTGAACGAACCCGCTATCGATTTGGCGATTCTCGTTTCGGTTATATCGTCGCTTCGGGAGATCCCCTTTGATGTCAAGACGGCTCTGGCCGGAGAAGTAGGACTTTCCGGAGAGGTGCGGCCGATCGGCATGGCGGAGCAAAGGATTTCCGAAGCCGCCAAACTCGGTTTCAAACGTATAATAATTCCGGAACAAAATCTGAAAGGGACGGCCAACAAGAAGATCGAAATTGTCGGCATTGTCAGCCTGGAAAAGGCCTTTGACCTGCTTTTTTAA
- the dnaC gene encoding Replicative DNA helicase: MGSKSRLTSDEMKVLEPPQDIAAEQAVLGSVMKDATAIAAIIDVFDAEDYFYVPKHRQIFRAMLTLFEKNEPCDITTVADELAKMDQLEKIGGRVYLIELVTAIVTTAHVTSYANIILEKALLRNLISVCNDIELNCYQNQDGIDTILDEAESSIFGISQNRLRKGFIPIGEMLPRTFEQIENYQDTKGGLVGLGTGFPDLDNMTAGLHNGDFIVIAGRPSMGKTAFALNIAQYVGERNVGVGIFSIEMSKEQLALRFLCSKAKINQHMLRTGRLRDNEWAKLAEASGPMANAPIFIDDSATLSTLEMRAKARRLKAQHNIGMIIVDYIQMIHSAGRAENRQQEMSLISRGLKTLAKELEIPVVACSQLSRMVEMRGGDKRPQLSDLRESGAIEQDADVVMFVYRPEFYLSHLDKDDPKRMEVEGKAEIIVAKQRNGPTGLVNLAFLKEYVSFANLSYQIPESREGEAPF; encoded by the coding sequence ATGGGCTCAAAATCGCGATTAACTTCAGATGAAATGAAAGTTCTGGAGCCGCCGCAAGATATTGCCGCGGAACAGGCGGTGCTGGGTTCGGTCATGAAGGACGCGACGGCGATCGCGGCGATAATCGACGTCTTCGACGCCGAAGATTATTTCTATGTCCCCAAGCACCGGCAGATATTTCGGGCTATGTTGACTCTCTTCGAAAAAAATGAGCCATGCGATATTACGACCGTCGCGGATGAACTGGCCAAAATGGATCAACTTGAAAAAATCGGCGGCAGGGTCTATTTAATCGAACTGGTTACGGCCATCGTCACGACCGCCCATGTGACATCATACGCCAATATAATTCTCGAAAAGGCGCTCCTGAGAAATTTAATCAGCGTCTGCAATGACATAGAATTGAATTGCTATCAGAATCAGGATGGTATAGATACCATTCTGGATGAGGCCGAAAGTTCCATTTTCGGCATTTCTCAAAATCGCCTCCGAAAAGGTTTTATCCCGATCGGCGAAATGCTTCCCCGCACCTTTGAACAAATCGAAAATTACCAGGATACTAAAGGCGGACTGGTCGGGTTAGGGACAGGCTTTCCCGATCTCGACAACATGACGGCCGGTCTGCACAATGGAGATTTCATAGTTATCGCCGGACGGCCGTCGATGGGCAAGACCGCCTTCGCTCTGAATATCGCGCAATATGTAGGCGAGAGAAATGTCGGAGTGGGAATATTCTCGATAGAAATGTCAAAAGAGCAGTTGGCGCTCCGCTTTCTCTGCTCCAAAGCCAAAATCAATCAGCATATGCTGAGGACGGGGAGATTGCGCGATAATGAATGGGCGAAACTGGCCGAAGCAAGCGGCCCGATGGCGAATGCTCCGATTTTTATCGACGATTCCGCGACCCTGTCAACTCTGGAAATGAGAGCCAAGGCGCGCCGGCTAAAGGCCCAACATAACATCGGCATGATTATTGTGGATTATATTCAGATGATTCACAGCGCCGGAAGAGCGGAAAACCGGCAACAGGAAATGTCTTTGATTTCCCGCGGACTGAAAACTCTGGCCAAAGAACTCGAAATACCGGTTGTCGCCTGCAGTCAGTTATCGCGCATGGTGGAAATGCGCGGCGGCGACAAGCGGCCGCAACTGTCCGACTTGCGTGAATCGGGTGCGATTGAGCAGGATGCCGATGTCGTTATGTTCGTGTATCGACCGGAATTTTATCTCTCGCATCTGGACAAGGATGATCCCAAACGGATGGAAGTCGAGGGCAAGGCCGAAATTATTGTCGCCAAACAGCGTAACGGCCCGACCGGGCTGGTGAACCTGGCGTTTCTCAAGGAATATGTTTCGTTCGCCAATCTCTCCTATCAAATACCGGAGAGCCGGGAAGGAGAAGCACCTTTTTAG
- a CDS encoding Bacteriophage-type DNA polymerase — translation MKTGKAKIDPKTSSLLIKAVKAQMETGAGEMVINRSNILKKRRTLRKAVTAPTEIVHFKTLEEHFQAIKDCQKCPLGKTRTKFVYGVGNPNADILFIGEAPGRDEDLQGEPFVGRAGQLLDKILAAIKFDRKEIYIANILKCRPPNNRDPQPDEMAMCTPYLLEQIRLIKPKIICALGRIAAQALLQTTTPIGKLRGQWHQYQGIPFIVTYHPAALLRFPSYKKDVWDDVRMLRAKYDEMIKQD, via the coding sequence ATGAAAACGGGAAAAGCGAAAATTGATCCCAAGACCTCATCGCTTTTGATTAAAGCGGTGAAGGCGCAAATGGAAACCGGCGCCGGTGAGATGGTCATTAACCGGTCCAATATATTGAAGAAACGCCGCACCCTGAGGAAAGCGGTCACCGCACCGACGGAAATCGTTCATTTCAAAACACTGGAAGAACATTTTCAAGCGATTAAGGATTGCCAGAAATGCCCGCTGGGAAAAACCAGAACCAAATTCGTGTACGGGGTCGGCAATCCCAACGCCGATATCCTTTTCATCGGTGAGGCGCCGGGGCGCGATGAAGATCTGCAGGGAGAGCCGTTTGTGGGACGGGCGGGGCAACTCCTGGACAAAATACTGGCGGCGATCAAATTTGACCGCAAAGAAATCTATATCGCCAACATATTGAAATGCCGTCCGCCGAACAACCGTGACCCCCAGCCGGATGAGATGGCGATGTGTACTCCGTATCTTCTGGAGCAGATTCGTCTCATCAAGCCGAAAATCATCTGCGCCCTGGGACGGATCGCCGCTCAGGCGCTTCTTCAGACGACAACCCCGATCGGCAAATTACGCGGGCAGTGGCACCAGTATCAGGGCATACCGTTTATCGTGACCTATCACCCGGCGGCCCTTTTGCGTTTTCCGTCATACAAAAAAGATGTCTGGGACGATGTGCGGATGCTTCGGGCCAAGTACGACGAAATGATAAAGCAGGATTAA
- a CDS encoding conserved hypothetical protein (Evidence 4 : Unknown function but conserved in other organisms) → MGDRILEIVVLLMSQIRESKGRIENLEDMSDRLKSQGFTDNEISSAYSWVLDQLQTDSQFLYNFSHSGNSFRVLTDKERQHFTTEALGYLLQLRYLALLNDSQLEQILERSSLVGPPPVNLAQLRVVIGTVLFRESGHPELIRQPAYFFQDEEGLIN, encoded by the coding sequence GTGGGTGACAGGATTCTGGAAATAGTGGTTCTCTTGATGTCCCAGATTCGCGAATCGAAGGGACGGATTGAGAATCTTGAAGATATGTCGGACCGGCTTAAAAGCCAGGGATTTACCGATAACGAGATAAGTTCGGCCTATTCCTGGGTTCTGGATCAACTTCAGACCGACTCCCAGTTTCTGTACAATTTTTCCCATTCCGGCAATTCTTTCCGGGTCCTGACCGACAAGGAAAGACAGCATTTTACGACCGAGGCCCTCGGTTACCTGCTCCAATTGAGATATTTGGCCCTTTTAAATGACAGTCAACTGGAGCAGATACTCGAACGAAGCAGTCTGGTGGGACCGCCGCCTGTCAACCTGGCCCAATTGAGAGTCGTTATCGGCACCGTGCTTTTCCGCGAATCGGGGCATCCGGAATTGATTCGGCAACCGGCCTACTTCTTCCAGGATGAAGAAGGGCTGATTAATTAG
- a CDS encoding Uncharacterized ABC transporter ATP-binding protein HI_1087, with product MEPVIKIENVYKSFGRKKVLNGATLEVKKGESLVIIGQSGCGKSVLLKHLNRLMRPDSGKILIDGKDVAPMRSEELTELRKRVGMLFQSAALLDSLNVAENVGLGLKEGGKHSRRDIAEIVDQKLEMVGLPGTGNLMPSDLSGGMRKRVGLARAIATDPDILLYDEPTTGLDPITSDMINDLMIQLREKLDVTSIAVTHDMTSAYKIADRIIMLYEGRVEFEGTPEQVKHSSNDIVDQFINGRSTGPIQVQ from the coding sequence ATGGAACCGGTAATAAAAATAGAAAATGTTTATAAATCTTTCGGCAGAAAGAAGGTTCTCAACGGCGCCACTTTGGAGGTCAAAAAAGGGGAATCGCTCGTCATTATCGGTCAATCGGGTTGCGGAAAATCGGTGCTGTTGAAACATCTCAATCGGCTGATGCGGCCCGATTCCGGCAAGATTTTAATCGATGGGAAAGATGTGGCCCCGATGCGATCCGAGGAACTGACGGAATTGCGCAAGAGAGTCGGGATGCTATTCCAATCAGCAGCCCTGCTCGATTCTTTGAATGTGGCGGAAAATGTCGGTTTGGGATTGAAAGAGGGCGGGAAACATTCTCGGCGCGACATCGCGGAGATTGTGGATCAGAAACTGGAAATGGTCGGATTACCCGGTACCGGCAATTTGATGCCCTCCGATCTTTCCGGCGGGATGCGCAAACGGGTGGGTTTGGCCCGGGCGATTGCGACCGATCCGGATATCCTTCTGTATGATGAGCCGACCACGGGACTGGATCCGATAACCTCCGATATGATTAACGATCTGATGATACAATTGCGCGAAAAACTCGATGTGACATCGATTGCCGTCACCCATGATATGACCTCGGCCTATAAAATCGCGGATCGCATTATAATGCTGTATGAGGGCCGCGTGGAATTCGAAGGGACGCCGGAGCAGGTGAAGCATTCCTCCAATGATATCGTCGATCAGTTTATTAACGGGCGATCGACAGGGCCGATTCAGGTCCAATAA